One Ananas comosus cultivar F153 linkage group 1, ASM154086v1, whole genome shotgun sequence DNA window includes the following coding sequences:
- the LOC109708869 gene encoding uncharacterized protein LOC109708869 isoform X1, translating to MSSPVGGSDWEAEEEKRHKASSNNPNRTLLAEENGSISTARKRRRKDWRACADDIAAGRRRVLRSDVAKLKAEVDAAKERALQEGCNRDNGNFDVSEWNGMDWVKFGEDVEVANMEILKPVVAKQKEVVEIIASRKNVVEAADVHALETGEEAESAKRRIVQEGDDRKGKDTGELPDGIHQDGDNRVHVERKLTVEIRCESSEIGIMSLDVAEHSEDVHAGGKEVADKFMEHEPEVEEGNSQLHIKREEEAESKKKVEHTEIDVKKVTEDAHADRKRRTEETALGAAITLGSILKHIKCEIKVKLNKEGGKKSDVSKQTIEPDTRGEDPKEVGAFRKNHKKHNSLANKRNDIHGSSSKEVKTEKRITRSAFAKQRENAEAANKNPIGTCDLDKTEITEDAVPIDKQKENGSTFCRSNGIHPVELPEEFNLEKKWVIEKDGVHERQKSYYNAGCLLGDETSGADHTSCVEIMEYDDNTVKKGVAKPNAVERQTNRVLVNGEEMQGSETDASEQHVRVSGHGRRRDGILDPEFSRKKIKIESCNGKVEQTEECSGKKLKYDTLKVEKTGVVTRSSQKNFKMAQYKETHDLDSEEDIGSSRHKILKGHSRGGVHMALTSSKKVEGSEKARILRKDEGRRKYSGQKVGGQTMSNRLGLRKSNKVRGKSKSSSQKVERVTPSPSKQNNATSSRNLAKQKVRDEIKNMLLSAGWQIDMRPRHGRDYLDAVYIPPQGPGSYWSITKAYYVFLSQLRDAKNDKGKKSPSKTSRGSRRGSTFSPIPEELISMLKRNVVNKRRSKEKLAKIKKKSGGNGKKSKKKRNKKHPNVKNSKDDAEDSKGSNSIRGKCRKRKGGCTLLIRGFNQEAETGTDTYVPYVGKRTILSWILDMEIAPANSKVKYMDSKHTKVLLEGLITREGINCSCCDKVLTLSEFETHAGSELGQPYQNIFVEEVGLNLLQCMLNAWQKQDNSEHRGFYTISTDGEDPNDDTCGICGDGGDLICCDTCPSTFHMNCLGIKMLPTGEWRCVNCSCRFCRALSDSDVQEVVGLDFPLLACPQCEEKFHKTCASELDCLSNCTSCPGIPFCGPSCKKLFEGLQNLLGVKNDLEAGFSWRLLQRLDEDSTETISGIDQVAECNSKIAVALAVMDECFLPIIDQRSGINLIRNVIYNCGSNFVRLNFCGFYTIILEQGDEIISAASLRFHGTKLAEMPFIGTRNMYRRQGMCRRLLSGIESILSSLGVEKLVIPAISELIDTWTGVFGFRPLEGSQVEEIKSISMLVFPHTGLLEKQLLKKDSTGKCEPAEEADNIVAENEHHQIPDMSNGTCSFAGSEPKSTKVIIESKDETKDTMINDHVHSNGGLSFESLQAAHKRSSDKATCKDSVLHTQTVYRDSSVQSEPDSNGAFNPTDTMQNSKPEVCRDGGKSVLTQEQPEAQLTSSDATGSLEN from the exons ATGTCTTCGCCTGTGGGTGGCTCAGATTGGGaggcagaggaggagaagagacaCAAAGCGAGTTCAAACAATCCGAATAGAACTTTACTAGCTGAGGAGAATGGGAGCATCTCGACGGcaaggaaaaggagaaggaaggatTGGAGAGCTTGTGCTGATGATATTGCAGCTGGTAGACGGAGGGTACTGAGGTCGGATGTTGCGAAGCTCAAGGCGGAGGTTGATGCCGCTAAGGAAAGAGCTTTGCAAGAGGGCTGTAACAGAGACAACGGTAACTTTGACGTCAGTGAGTGGAATGGCATGGATTGGGTTAAATTTGGCGAGGATGTTGAAGTTGCAAATATGGAAATTTTGAAGCCCGTTGTTGCTAAACAAAAGGAAGTCGTTGAAATAATTGCGAGTAGAAAGAATGTGGTAGAAGCAGCTGATGTCCATGCCCTGGAAACCGGAGAAGAGGCAGAGTCTGCTAAAAGAAGGATTGTGCAAGAAGGTGATGATAGGAAAGGGAAAGATACCGGGGAGCTTCCTGATGGAATTCATCAGGATGGTGATAACCGTGTACATGTTGAGAGAAAACTCACTGTGGAGATTAGGTGTGAATCTAGTGAGATTGGGATCATGAGTTTGGATGTGGCAGAGCATTCGGAGGACGTTCATGCTGGTGGTAAGGAAGTTGCGGACAAGTTTATGGAACACGAGCCTGAAGTTGAGGAGGGGAATTCACAGTTGCACATCAAGCGAGAGGAAGAAGCTGAATCTAAGAAGAAGGTTGAGCATACTGAAATCGATGTCAAGAAAGTAACTGAAGATGCTCATGCTGACAGGAAAAGAAGGACGGAAGAGACTGCTTTAGGTGCTGCAATTACTCTAGGCAGTATTTTAAAGCATATAAAATGTGAAATTAAGGTCAAACTTAACAAGGAAGGAGGCAAAAAATCTGATGTTTCCAAACAAACCATAGAGCCTGACACTCGTGGGGAAGATCCTAAGGAAGTGGGTGCTTTTAGAAAAAATCATAAGAAGCACAATTCCTTAGCTAATAAAAGGAATGACATACATGGTTCAAGTAGTAAGGAGGTTAAAACTGAGAAGAGAATAACAAGGTCAGCTTTTGCCAAACAAAGGGAAAATGCTGAAGCTGCTAATAAAAATCCTATAGGAACTTGTGATCTTGATAAGACAGAAATCACAGAAGATGCTGTTCCTATAGATAAACAGAAGGAAAATGGCTCCACCTTCTGCAGAAGCAATGGCATTCATCCGGTAGAACTCCCCGAAGAATTCAATTTGGAGAAGAAGTGGGTCATAGAGAAAGACGGTGTACATGAAAGACAAAAATCTTATTATAATGCGGGATGTCTTTTAGGTGATGAAACTTCTGGAGCTGATCATACTTCTTGTGTGGAGATAATGGAATATGATGACAATACAGTTAAAAAGGGTGTAGCAAAACCCAATGCAGTCGAGAGACAGACAAACAGAGTTTTGGTGAATGGTGAAGAAATGCAAGGATCAGAGACTGATGCCAGTGAACAGCATGTAAGGGTATCAGGACATGGGAGGAGGAGAGATGGAATATTAGATCCTGAATTTTCcagaaagaaaatcaaaatagaGTCTTGTAATGGGAAAGTAGAGCAAACAGAGGAATGTTCTGGTAAGAAGCTAAAATATGATACATTGAAGGTAGAAAAAACTGGTGTTGTTACACGGTCaagccaaaaaaattttaagatggCACAATATAAGGAAACACATGATTTAGATTCTGAAGAGGATATTGGATCTTCACGGCATAAAATTCTGAAGGGACACAGCCGAGGAGGAGTTCATATGGCCCTAACAAGTAGCAAGAAGGTGGAGGGATCTGAGAAAGCTCGTATTCTAAGAAAAGATGAAGGACGAAGGAAATATTCAGGGCAAAAAGTTGGTGGTCAAACTATGTCGAATAGATTAGGTCTTAGGAAATCTAATAAGGTAAGAGGAAAATCTAAATCTTCATCTCAAAAAGTAGAACGTGTAACTCCTAGCCCAAGCAAGCAGAATAATGCAACAAGTTCAAGAAATTTGGCTAAACAGAAAGTGAGGGATGAGATAAAAAACATGCTTCTAAGTGCTGGTTGGCAAATCGATATGAGGCCTAGACATGGCAGAGATTATCTGGATGCTGTCTATATCCCTCCTCAAGGGCCTGGATCATATTGGTCTATCACAAAGGCATATTATGTATTTCTTAGTCAACTTAGGGATGCAAAAAATGACAAAGGGAAGAAAAGTCCATCCAAGACATCTAGAGGGAGTCGCCGTGGTTCTACATTTTCTCCTATTCCAGAGGAGCTCATCAGTATGCTGAAAAGAAATGTGGTGAATAAGCGAAGAAGTAAGGAAAAGCTGGCAAAAATCAAGAAGAAGTCTGGGGGTAATGGAAAAAAGTCAAAGAAAAAACGCAACAAAAAGCACCCAAATGTTAAAAATTCCAAGGATGATGCTGAGGACAGTAAGGGTAGCAACAGTATCAGAGGAAAATGCAGAAAGAGGAAGGGAGGATGCACTTTGTTGATTCGTGGATTCAATCAGGAGGCAGAAACCGGCACGGATACTTATGTTCCCTATGTTGGCAAACGTACAATTCTCTCCTGGATATTAGATATGGAGATAGCACCTGCTAACAGTAAAGTGAAATATATGGACTCTAAGCACACTAAGGTGTTATTGGAGGGATTAATTACAAGGGAAGGCATTAATTGCAGCTGCTGCGATAAGGTCCTCACATTATCTGAGTTTGAGACTCATGCTGGTAGCGAACTGGGCCAGCCATATCAAAACATATTTGTAGAGGAGGTGGGGCTTAACCTGTTGCAGTGCATGTTAAATGCTTGGCAAAAGCAGGATAATTCTGAGCATCGAGGTTTCTACACTATTAGTACTGATGGGGAGGACCCAAATGATGATACATGTGGCATATGTGGAGATGGTGGAGACTTGATCTGCTGTGATACTTGCCCTTCCACATTTCACATGAATTGCTTAGGCATTAAG ATGCTTCCTACTGGTGAGTGGCGCTGTGTGAATTGTTCGTGTAGATTTTGCAGGGCACTTTCTGATTCTGATGTTCAAGAAGTTGTTGGACTCGATTTTCCATTACTTGCTTGTCCCCAGTGTGAGGAAAAAT TTCACAAAACATGTGCTTCTGAGTTGGATTGCTTGTCCAACTGTACCAGCTGTCCAGGCATTCCATTCTGTGGTCCAAGTTGCAAAAAG CTATTTGAAGGATTGCAGAATCTTCTTGGGGTTAAGAATGACCTAGAAGCAGGATTTTCATGGAGACTTCTTCAGCGCCTTGATGAGGATTCAACAGAGACAATTTCTGGGATAGACCAGGTGGCTGAATGCAATTCCAAGATTGCTGTTGCACTTGCAGTTATGGACGAGTGTTTTTTGCCCATTATTGACCAGAGAAGTGGTATAAACCTGATTAGAAATGTAATTTATAACTGCGG ATCAAACTTTGTCAGGTTGAACTTCTGTGGCTTTTATACTATCATTTTGGAGCAGGGGGATGAAATAATCTCTGCCGCATCCCTTAG ATTCCATGGAACCAAGCTAGCTGAGATGCCTTTCATTGGAACAAGGAATATGTATAGACGTCAAGGAATGTGCCGTCGACTTCTTAGTGGAATTGAATCG ATTCTTTCTTCCCTCGGTGTTGAGAAATTGGTAATTCCTGCCATATCTGAACTTATAGACACCTGGACTGGTGTTTTTGGGTTCAGACCGCTTGAGGGTTCACAGGTAGAAGAAATCAAGTCCATTAGTATGCTGGTTTTCCCTCACACAGGTCTATTAGAAAAGCAATTATTGAAGAAAGATTCCACTGGAAAGTGTGAACCTGCTGAAGAAG CTGATAACATTGTAGCTGAAAACGAGCATCATCAGATACCTGATATGTCCAATGGAACTTGCTCTTTTGCTGGGTCTGAGCCCAAGTCAACTAAAGTTATTATTGAGTCTAAGGATGAAACGAAAGACACAATGATAAATGATCATGTTCACTCAAATGGTGGTCTCTCATTTGAGTCTCTTCAAGCAGCACATAAGAGATCTTCAGATAAAGCTACATGTAAAGACTCCGTACTTCATACGCAGACAGTTTATAGAGATAGCTCTGTGCAATCGGAACCTGACTCTAATGGTGCCTTCAATCCTACGGACACTATGCAGAACAGCAAACCCGAAGTATGTCGTGATGGTGGTAAAAGTGTTTTGACTCAAGAGCAACCTGAAGCTCAGTTAACGTCGTCAGATGCCACCGGTAGTCTGGAGAACTAA
- the LOC109708869 gene encoding uncharacterized protein LOC109708869 isoform X2, with amino-acid sequence MSSPVGGSDWEAEEEKRHKASSNNPNRTLLAEENGSISTARKRRRKDWRACADDIAAGRRRVLRSDVAKLKAEVDAAKERALQEGCNRDNGNFDVSEWNGMDWVKFGEDVEVANMEILKPVVAKQKEVVEIIASRKNVVEAADVHALETGEEAESAKRRIVQEGDDRKGKDTGELPDGIHQDGDNRVHVERKLTVEIRCESSEIGIMSLDVAEHSEDVHAGGKEVADKFMEHEPEVEEGNSQLHIKREEEAESKKKVEHTEIDVKKVTEDAHADRKRRTEETALGAAITLGSILKHIKCEIKVKLNKEGGKKSDVSKQTIEPDTRGEDPKEVGAFRKNHKKHNSLANKRNDIHGSSSKEVKTEKRITRSAFAKQRENAEAANKNPIGTCDLDKTEITEDAVPIDKQKENGSTFCRSNGIHPVELPEEFNLEKKWVIEKDGVHERQKSYYNAGCLLGDETSGADHTSCVEIMEYDDNTVKKGVAKPNAVERQTNRVLVNGEEMQGSETDASEQHVRVSGHGRRRDGILDPEFSRKKIKIESCNGKVEQTEECSGKKLKYDTLKVEKTGVVTRSSQKNFKMAQYKETHDLDSEEDIGSSRHKILKGHSRGGVHMALTSSKKVEGSEKARILRKDEGRRKYSGQKVGGQTMSNRLGLRKSNKVRGKSKSSSQKVERVTPSPSKQNNATSSRNLAKQKVRDEIKNMLLSAGWQIDMRPRHGRDYLDAVYIPPQGPGSYWSITKAYYVFLSQLRDAKNDKGKKSPSKTSRGSRRGSTFSPIPEELISMLKRNVVNKRRSKEKLAKIKKKSGGNGKKSKKKRNKKHPNVKNSKDDAEDSKGSNSIRGKCRKRKGGCTLLIRGFNQEAETGTDTYVPYVGKRTILSWILDMEIAPANSKVKYMDSKHTKVLLEGLITREGINCSCCDKVLTLSEFETHAGSELGQPYQNIFVEEVGLNLLQCMLNAWQKQDNSEHRGFYTISTDGEDPNDDTCGICGDGGDLICCDTCPSTFHMNCLGIKMLPTGEWRCVNCSCRFCRALSDSDVQEVVGLDFPLLACPQCEEKFHKTCASELDCLSNCTSCPGIPFCGPSCKKLFEGLQNLLGVKNDLEAGFSWRLLQRLDEDSTETISGIDQVAECNSKIAVALAVMDECFLPIIDQRSGINLIRNVIYNCGSNFVRLNFCGFYTIILEQGDEIISAASLRFHGTKLAEMPFIGTRNMYRRQGMCRRLLSGIESILSSLGVEKLVIPAISELIDTWTGVFGFRPLEGSQVEEIKSISMLVFPHTGLLEKQLLKKDSTGKCEPAEEADNIVAENEHHQIPDMSNGTCSFAGSEPKSTKVIIESKDETKDTMINDHVHSNGGLSFESLQAAHKRSSDKAT; translated from the exons ATGTCTTCGCCTGTGGGTGGCTCAGATTGGGaggcagaggaggagaagagacaCAAAGCGAGTTCAAACAATCCGAATAGAACTTTACTAGCTGAGGAGAATGGGAGCATCTCGACGGcaaggaaaaggagaaggaaggatTGGAGAGCTTGTGCTGATGATATTGCAGCTGGTAGACGGAGGGTACTGAGGTCGGATGTTGCGAAGCTCAAGGCGGAGGTTGATGCCGCTAAGGAAAGAGCTTTGCAAGAGGGCTGTAACAGAGACAACGGTAACTTTGACGTCAGTGAGTGGAATGGCATGGATTGGGTTAAATTTGGCGAGGATGTTGAAGTTGCAAATATGGAAATTTTGAAGCCCGTTGTTGCTAAACAAAAGGAAGTCGTTGAAATAATTGCGAGTAGAAAGAATGTGGTAGAAGCAGCTGATGTCCATGCCCTGGAAACCGGAGAAGAGGCAGAGTCTGCTAAAAGAAGGATTGTGCAAGAAGGTGATGATAGGAAAGGGAAAGATACCGGGGAGCTTCCTGATGGAATTCATCAGGATGGTGATAACCGTGTACATGTTGAGAGAAAACTCACTGTGGAGATTAGGTGTGAATCTAGTGAGATTGGGATCATGAGTTTGGATGTGGCAGAGCATTCGGAGGACGTTCATGCTGGTGGTAAGGAAGTTGCGGACAAGTTTATGGAACACGAGCCTGAAGTTGAGGAGGGGAATTCACAGTTGCACATCAAGCGAGAGGAAGAAGCTGAATCTAAGAAGAAGGTTGAGCATACTGAAATCGATGTCAAGAAAGTAACTGAAGATGCTCATGCTGACAGGAAAAGAAGGACGGAAGAGACTGCTTTAGGTGCTGCAATTACTCTAGGCAGTATTTTAAAGCATATAAAATGTGAAATTAAGGTCAAACTTAACAAGGAAGGAGGCAAAAAATCTGATGTTTCCAAACAAACCATAGAGCCTGACACTCGTGGGGAAGATCCTAAGGAAGTGGGTGCTTTTAGAAAAAATCATAAGAAGCACAATTCCTTAGCTAATAAAAGGAATGACATACATGGTTCAAGTAGTAAGGAGGTTAAAACTGAGAAGAGAATAACAAGGTCAGCTTTTGCCAAACAAAGGGAAAATGCTGAAGCTGCTAATAAAAATCCTATAGGAACTTGTGATCTTGATAAGACAGAAATCACAGAAGATGCTGTTCCTATAGATAAACAGAAGGAAAATGGCTCCACCTTCTGCAGAAGCAATGGCATTCATCCGGTAGAACTCCCCGAAGAATTCAATTTGGAGAAGAAGTGGGTCATAGAGAAAGACGGTGTACATGAAAGACAAAAATCTTATTATAATGCGGGATGTCTTTTAGGTGATGAAACTTCTGGAGCTGATCATACTTCTTGTGTGGAGATAATGGAATATGATGACAATACAGTTAAAAAGGGTGTAGCAAAACCCAATGCAGTCGAGAGACAGACAAACAGAGTTTTGGTGAATGGTGAAGAAATGCAAGGATCAGAGACTGATGCCAGTGAACAGCATGTAAGGGTATCAGGACATGGGAGGAGGAGAGATGGAATATTAGATCCTGAATTTTCcagaaagaaaatcaaaatagaGTCTTGTAATGGGAAAGTAGAGCAAACAGAGGAATGTTCTGGTAAGAAGCTAAAATATGATACATTGAAGGTAGAAAAAACTGGTGTTGTTACACGGTCaagccaaaaaaattttaagatggCACAATATAAGGAAACACATGATTTAGATTCTGAAGAGGATATTGGATCTTCACGGCATAAAATTCTGAAGGGACACAGCCGAGGAGGAGTTCATATGGCCCTAACAAGTAGCAAGAAGGTGGAGGGATCTGAGAAAGCTCGTATTCTAAGAAAAGATGAAGGACGAAGGAAATATTCAGGGCAAAAAGTTGGTGGTCAAACTATGTCGAATAGATTAGGTCTTAGGAAATCTAATAAGGTAAGAGGAAAATCTAAATCTTCATCTCAAAAAGTAGAACGTGTAACTCCTAGCCCAAGCAAGCAGAATAATGCAACAAGTTCAAGAAATTTGGCTAAACAGAAAGTGAGGGATGAGATAAAAAACATGCTTCTAAGTGCTGGTTGGCAAATCGATATGAGGCCTAGACATGGCAGAGATTATCTGGATGCTGTCTATATCCCTCCTCAAGGGCCTGGATCATATTGGTCTATCACAAAGGCATATTATGTATTTCTTAGTCAACTTAGGGATGCAAAAAATGACAAAGGGAAGAAAAGTCCATCCAAGACATCTAGAGGGAGTCGCCGTGGTTCTACATTTTCTCCTATTCCAGAGGAGCTCATCAGTATGCTGAAAAGAAATGTGGTGAATAAGCGAAGAAGTAAGGAAAAGCTGGCAAAAATCAAGAAGAAGTCTGGGGGTAATGGAAAAAAGTCAAAGAAAAAACGCAACAAAAAGCACCCAAATGTTAAAAATTCCAAGGATGATGCTGAGGACAGTAAGGGTAGCAACAGTATCAGAGGAAAATGCAGAAAGAGGAAGGGAGGATGCACTTTGTTGATTCGTGGATTCAATCAGGAGGCAGAAACCGGCACGGATACTTATGTTCCCTATGTTGGCAAACGTACAATTCTCTCCTGGATATTAGATATGGAGATAGCACCTGCTAACAGTAAAGTGAAATATATGGACTCTAAGCACACTAAGGTGTTATTGGAGGGATTAATTACAAGGGAAGGCATTAATTGCAGCTGCTGCGATAAGGTCCTCACATTATCTGAGTTTGAGACTCATGCTGGTAGCGAACTGGGCCAGCCATATCAAAACATATTTGTAGAGGAGGTGGGGCTTAACCTGTTGCAGTGCATGTTAAATGCTTGGCAAAAGCAGGATAATTCTGAGCATCGAGGTTTCTACACTATTAGTACTGATGGGGAGGACCCAAATGATGATACATGTGGCATATGTGGAGATGGTGGAGACTTGATCTGCTGTGATACTTGCCCTTCCACATTTCACATGAATTGCTTAGGCATTAAG ATGCTTCCTACTGGTGAGTGGCGCTGTGTGAATTGTTCGTGTAGATTTTGCAGGGCACTTTCTGATTCTGATGTTCAAGAAGTTGTTGGACTCGATTTTCCATTACTTGCTTGTCCCCAGTGTGAGGAAAAAT TTCACAAAACATGTGCTTCTGAGTTGGATTGCTTGTCCAACTGTACCAGCTGTCCAGGCATTCCATTCTGTGGTCCAAGTTGCAAAAAG CTATTTGAAGGATTGCAGAATCTTCTTGGGGTTAAGAATGACCTAGAAGCAGGATTTTCATGGAGACTTCTTCAGCGCCTTGATGAGGATTCAACAGAGACAATTTCTGGGATAGACCAGGTGGCTGAATGCAATTCCAAGATTGCTGTTGCACTTGCAGTTATGGACGAGTGTTTTTTGCCCATTATTGACCAGAGAAGTGGTATAAACCTGATTAGAAATGTAATTTATAACTGCGG ATCAAACTTTGTCAGGTTGAACTTCTGTGGCTTTTATACTATCATTTTGGAGCAGGGGGATGAAATAATCTCTGCCGCATCCCTTAG ATTCCATGGAACCAAGCTAGCTGAGATGCCTTTCATTGGAACAAGGAATATGTATAGACGTCAAGGAATGTGCCGTCGACTTCTTAGTGGAATTGAATCG ATTCTTTCTTCCCTCGGTGTTGAGAAATTGGTAATTCCTGCCATATCTGAACTTATAGACACCTGGACTGGTGTTTTTGGGTTCAGACCGCTTGAGGGTTCACAGGTAGAAGAAATCAAGTCCATTAGTATGCTGGTTTTCCCTCACACAGGTCTATTAGAAAAGCAATTATTGAAGAAAGATTCCACTGGAAAGTGTGAACCTGCTGAAGAAG CTGATAACATTGTAGCTGAAAACGAGCATCATCAGATACCTGATATGTCCAATGGAACTTGCTCTTTTGCTGGGTCTGAGCCCAAGTCAACTAAAGTTATTATTGAGTCTAAGGATGAAACGAAAGACACAATGATAAATGATCATGTTCACTCAAATGGTGGTCTCTCATTTGAGTCTCTTCAAGCAGCACATAAGAGATCTTCAGATAAAGCTACAT AA